The Chitinophaga sp. H8 genome contains a region encoding:
- a CDS encoding TonB-dependent receptor, which yields MQLRKIWQTIFFVLLSTALYAQTSNPAVLSGTVRATATGNPIPGATIRISNTSAGAVSDNNGHYTIKQLPAGKHTVEVSSIGFQSFSQQISLQAGQSLTVNFQLEEPVAGLQEVQVYGKTTAQILKEQAFTVNAIDTRQYANTTADLNQILNRSTGVRIREQGGVGSDFNFSINGLSGKSVKYFIDGIPLDVMGSAMSLNNIPVNLAKRVEVFKGVVPVDFGSDALGGIVNVVTNQNIGKYLDASYSYGSFNTHRAALSGQLRGDSAGSLIVKASAFYNYSDNNYLMRGVEVWDEKQYDYVKKDLRRFHDQYKSMMGQVEAGVVNKKWADVLFASVSYSGYMQDLQTGIDQQMVYGAVTRKGDAASAAVRYRKNNLFTNGLHANFFASYSADKIDVTDTTFRQFGWDGSSKPTSKPEMSNQRSINHIIRPRTFARLNLSYDLNDHHSFNLNYTFDNLQNKTYNELIQPKDNNPSFLRKHVAGLAYQQTFFNNRLVNTFFGKFYGIGIEQSRVLQFDTDGSIIYERKKDFLEYYGYGIASRYKILPDLGVKASFEHSYRLQEAEEMFGNGYLTVPNLDLKPEGSDNINIGIFYGKRFGKHSLFTEASWFYRNANDFIYYVPASKRYENKASVRVDGLEGEIRYQYADLLGASVNASYQNSINTTKFSRPGSTSPEITYLNRVPNQPWLFWNADFNIGKNDLLGKGSRLQLNWYTQYVHWFYLSWKAFGNINSNPVIPEQLVHNAILTYSMKEGKYNIGVECRNLTNELAYDNFRLQKPGRSFSVKLRYFIQ from the coding sequence ATGCAACTCAGGAAAATCTGGCAAACGATATTTTTTGTGCTTTTGTCAACAGCACTTTACGCCCAAACATCCAATCCAGCAGTACTTTCCGGTACCGTTCGGGCTACGGCCACCGGCAATCCCATCCCCGGTGCTACTATCCGGATCAGTAACACTTCAGCAGGTGCTGTTTCTGATAATAATGGGCATTATACCATCAAACAATTACCTGCGGGGAAACATACCGTGGAAGTATCTTCTATCGGCTTTCAATCTTTTAGTCAGCAGATAAGTTTGCAGGCCGGACAATCCCTCACCGTCAACTTCCAACTGGAAGAGCCAGTGGCTGGATTGCAGGAAGTACAGGTGTATGGTAAAACTACTGCCCAGATATTGAAAGAACAGGCTTTTACTGTAAATGCGATCGATACCCGCCAATATGCCAATACCACAGCCGATCTTAACCAGATCCTCAACAGAAGTACCGGGGTACGCATACGGGAACAAGGTGGCGTAGGTTCCGATTTCAACTTTTCTATCAACGGCCTTTCCGGTAAGTCTGTAAAATACTTTATTGACGGCATTCCCCTGGATGTAATGGGTAGTGCCATGAGTCTTAACAACATCCCGGTAAACCTGGCCAAACGGGTGGAAGTATTTAAGGGTGTAGTACCGGTCGACTTCGGCTCTGATGCGCTGGGTGGTATTGTGAATGTGGTAACCAATCAAAACATCGGAAAATACCTGGATGCCAGCTATAGCTACGGTTCCTTTAATACCCACCGGGCGGCCTTGTCAGGACAATTACGGGGCGACTCCGCAGGTTCTCTCATCGTTAAAGCCAGCGCTTTCTATAACTACTCTGATAATAACTACCTGATGCGTGGGGTGGAAGTATGGGATGAGAAACAATACGACTATGTGAAAAAAGACCTCAGGAGATTCCATGATCAGTATAAATCAATGATGGGCCAGGTAGAAGCCGGTGTGGTAAATAAAAAATGGGCAGATGTGCTTTTTGCGAGCGTTTCGTATAGTGGTTATATGCAAGACCTGCAAACCGGTATCGATCAGCAAATGGTATATGGTGCCGTGACCAGAAAGGGCGATGCTGCCAGCGCGGCTGTACGCTACCGTAAAAACAACCTCTTTACCAATGGCCTACATGCCAACTTCTTTGCTTCCTACTCGGCAGACAAGATAGATGTAACAGATACTACTTTCCGTCAATTTGGCTGGGATGGATCTTCCAAACCTACCAGTAAACCGGAAATGAGCAATCAGCGGTCTATTAACCACATTATCCGCCCACGCACCTTTGCAAGGTTGAATCTGAGCTATGACCTGAACGATCATCATTCTTTTAACCTGAATTATACCTTCGACAACCTCCAAAACAAAACGTATAATGAGCTGATCCAGCCAAAAGACAACAATCCCAGCTTCCTGCGCAAACACGTAGCCGGACTGGCTTATCAGCAAACCTTTTTTAATAACCGCCTGGTAAATACCTTCTTTGGCAAATTCTATGGCATAGGTATCGAACAAAGCAGGGTATTACAGTTTGATACTGATGGCTCCATTATCTACGAAAGGAAAAAAGATTTCCTGGAATACTATGGATATGGTATTGCTTCCAGGTATAAAATACTGCCCGACCTGGGGGTTAAAGCCTCCTTTGAGCACTCTTACCGGTTACAGGAAGCAGAAGAAATGTTTGGCAATGGTTACCTCACCGTTCCCAACCTGGACCTCAAACCGGAAGGAAGTGATAATATCAACATCGGTATCTTCTACGGCAAACGTTTTGGCAAACACAGCCTCTTTACAGAAGCTTCCTGGTTTTACAGGAATGCCAACGACTTTATTTACTATGTGCCTGCGTCCAAACGTTATGAAAACAAAGCTTCTGTAAGAGTAGACGGACTGGAAGGTGAAATAAGATATCAATACGCCGATCTCCTGGGAGCTTCTGTAAATGCCAGCTACCAGAACTCTATCAATACCACCAAATTTTCCAGACCAGGCTCTACCTCTCCGGAAATCACCTATCTCAACAGGGTACCTAATCAGCCCTGGCTGTTCTGGAATGCCGACTTCAACATTGGCAAGAATGATCTGCTGGGTAAAGGCTCCCGCCTGCAGCTGAACTGGTATACCCAATATGTACACTGGTTCTACCTGTCCTGGAAAGCCTTTGGCAACATCAACAGCAACCCCGTTATTCCGGAGCAGCTGGTGCACAATGCCATCCTTACTTATTCTATGAAAGAGGGTAAGTACAACATTGGGGTAGAGTGCCGCAACCTGACCAACGAACTGGCTTACGACAACTTCCGCCTGCAGAAACCAGGCAGAAGCTTTTCCGTAAAGCTGAGATATTTCATCCAATAA
- a CDS encoding alpha-ketoglutarate-dependent dioxygenase AlkB family protein has protein sequence MVMIHHITLGNTSEERRKALFPLIRSGVITLGGYKKAGIYGLLSCASGRQMKVAHRIFFSDEQEAVRAGYRPCGHCLPRQHKLWKAGLPWMEEGCGTFKISNMQEPVNLLPADGEVYFYPAFFSAGEQDILFETLVTSIAWKQEPVWIMGREIMQPRLTAWYGDRGKSYSYTGITMHPQEWTPALLEIKARVTAVTGHTFNSALLNFYRDGNDSMGWHQDNEKELGANPVIASLSLGVERNFLLKHAKDKNLREKILLTPGSLLLMKGTTQHHWYHSIPKTTKVTTGRINITFRTIVG, from the coding sequence ATGGTTATGATTCATCACATTACATTAGGTAATACCAGTGAGGAGCGGCGTAAGGCTTTGTTTCCGCTGATCAGAAGCGGAGTCATTACATTAGGAGGCTATAAAAAGGCAGGTATTTATGGCTTGCTTTCCTGTGCTTCCGGCAGGCAGATGAAAGTAGCACACCGTATTTTTTTCAGTGATGAGCAGGAAGCTGTACGGGCAGGTTACCGTCCTTGCGGGCATTGCCTGCCCAGGCAGCATAAATTGTGGAAGGCGGGCCTGCCGTGGATGGAGGAGGGATGTGGAACATTTAAAATCAGTAACATGCAAGAACCCGTTAATTTATTGCCCGCAGATGGGGAAGTGTATTTTTATCCGGCATTTTTCTCTGCCGGAGAGCAGGACATCTTATTTGAAACGTTGGTCACTTCTATAGCGTGGAAACAGGAGCCGGTGTGGATCATGGGCCGTGAAATTATGCAACCCAGGCTCACCGCATGGTATGGTGATCGTGGGAAATCCTATAGCTATACCGGCATTACCATGCATCCGCAGGAATGGACACCGGCTTTGCTGGAGATCAAAGCAAGGGTAACGGCTGTGACCGGGCATACTTTTAACAGTGCTTTGCTGAACTTTTACCGGGATGGCAATGATAGTATGGGCTGGCACCAAGACAATGAAAAAGAGTTAGGAGCAAATCCGGTGATAGCTTCCCTGAGTTTAGGTGTGGAGCGGAACTTTCTCTTAAAACATGCAAAGGATAAAAACCTGCGGGAAAAAATCCTGCTCACCCCGGGCAGCCTGTTGTTGATGAAAGGAACTACCCAGCATCACTGGTACCATAGTATTCCTAAAACTACCAAAGTGACTACAGGAAGAATTAATATTACCTTCAGGACTATTGTGGGGTAA
- a CDS encoding methylated-DNA--[protein]-cysteine S-methyltransferase, whose product METQQEIDYKRIAASIEFFKQHFKDQPSLEEAAAHVHLSPFHFQRMFRDWAGVTPKQFLQYLSVEHAKEILKNTGATLFDTAYETGLSGTSRLHDLFIKVEGMTPGEYKNGGELLDINYSFAESPFGNIIVASTRKGICHMAFADEGREAAFTQLVSLFPNAKYTQVVDSIQQNALFIFGQDWSKLATIKLHLKGTAFQIKVWETLLQVPVGGLTTYSRLAERSGNTGASRAVGTAVGNNPVALLIPCHRVIKATGEIGEYHWGSTRKNAIIGWEASRVQTHH is encoded by the coding sequence ATGGAAACGCAACAAGAAATAGATTACAAGAGAATCGCTGCGTCGATTGAGTTTTTTAAGCAGCATTTTAAAGACCAGCCCAGCCTGGAAGAGGCCGCCGCACATGTGCATTTAAGTCCTTTTCATTTTCAGCGGATGTTCCGGGATTGGGCAGGCGTAACACCTAAACAGTTCCTGCAATATCTGAGTGTAGAACATGCCAAGGAGATCCTGAAAAATACAGGTGCCACACTTTTTGATACCGCTTATGAAACAGGATTGTCCGGTACAAGCCGGCTGCATGACCTGTTTATTAAGGTAGAAGGTATGACACCGGGTGAGTATAAAAACGGCGGAGAATTACTGGACATCAATTACAGTTTTGCAGAGAGCCCTTTTGGTAATATCATCGTAGCTTCTACCAGAAAAGGTATTTGTCATATGGCTTTTGCAGATGAAGGAAGAGAAGCCGCCTTTACACAGCTGGTATCCCTTTTTCCAAATGCGAAGTATACACAGGTAGTCGATAGTATCCAGCAAAATGCCCTGTTCATTTTTGGGCAGGACTGGAGTAAGCTGGCTACTATTAAACTACACCTGAAAGGCACTGCTTTCCAGATCAAGGTATGGGAAACCCTGTTGCAAGTGCCGGTAGGCGGCTTAACCACCTATTCCCGTCTGGCAGAAAGATCAGGCAATACCGGAGCATCCAGGGCGGTAGGTACCGCAGTGGGCAATAATCCGGTAGCCCTGCTGATCCCTTGTCACCGGGTGATTAAAGCCACCGGCGAAATCGGGGAATACCATTGGGGCAGCACCCGCAAAAATGCCATCATTGGCTGGGAGGCTTCCCGTGTACAAACTCACCATTAA
- a CDS encoding 2OG-Fe(II) oxygenase, whose amino-acid sequence MRDIKAQLASIDWEAARTVLHDNGFVTVKNVLDKATCEALIAAYKADNTYRKTITMERYRFGLGEYKYFRYPLPQLITDIRETIYEQIAPVANAWMKELNIDQQFPASHAAMLEQCRSNQQVHPTVLILKYGKGGFNTLHQDLYGEVFFPMQMVFMLDQEGVDYTGGEFVITEQIPRAQSKANVLKPGMGDLLLFTTNFRPVKGSRGYYRVSMKHGVSPLHSGHRHSLGIIFHDAKT is encoded by the coding sequence ATGAGAGATATAAAAGCACAGCTTGCCAGCATTGACTGGGAAGCAGCCAGGACTGTATTGCATGACAACGGCTTTGTAACGGTAAAGAACGTACTGGATAAGGCTACCTGCGAGGCATTGATAGCAGCTTATAAGGCAGATAATACTTATCGTAAAACCATCACGATGGAGCGTTACCGGTTTGGGTTGGGAGAGTATAAGTATTTCCGGTATCCGCTGCCACAACTGATCACGGATATACGGGAAACGATATACGAACAGATCGCGCCGGTGGCTAATGCCTGGATGAAGGAGTTAAACATTGATCAGCAATTTCCTGCTAGCCATGCAGCGATGCTGGAACAGTGCCGGAGCAACCAGCAGGTACACCCCACCGTGCTGATCCTGAAATATGGGAAAGGCGGTTTTAATACCTTACATCAGGATCTGTACGGAGAGGTGTTTTTTCCTATGCAAATGGTTTTTATGCTGGATCAGGAAGGCGTGGACTATACCGGTGGTGAGTTTGTAATTACGGAACAAATCCCGCGGGCACAATCCAAAGCCAATGTGTTGAAACCCGGTATGGGCGACCTGCTCCTGTTTACCACCAATTTCCGGCCGGTGAAGGGTAGCAGGGGGTATTACCGGGTAAGTATGAAACATGGCGTAAGCCCGTTACACAGTGGCCATCGCCATAGTTTAGGCATCATTTTTCATGATGCTAAAACGTGA
- a CDS encoding OmpA family protein encodes MRRTLLISKYCIYAMLGIALMTSCAASKKSTSHQTYMNKQYQELKDVLNEAEVSIIKDSVKVIFPNNVLFASSSDQLNERVKPMFTQFADVLNRYNKTKILITGHTDNTGAADYNRQLSEKRAMSAKQLLNENKVSNDRMFTWGLADRNPLGPNNTEAGKAKNRRVEFVILYDMKN; translated from the coding sequence ATGAGAAGAACGCTTTTGATATCGAAGTACTGTATTTACGCTATGCTGGGCATCGCTTTAATGACATCGTGTGCCGCCTCTAAAAAGAGCACCAGCCATCAAACGTATATGAACAAACAGTACCAGGAACTGAAAGATGTATTGAATGAAGCGGAAGTGAGCATCATTAAGGACAGTGTAAAAGTTATTTTCCCCAACAATGTACTTTTTGCCTCTTCCTCCGACCAGCTGAACGAACGGGTAAAGCCTATGTTCACGCAGTTTGCAGATGTACTCAACAGGTACAATAAAACCAAGATCCTGATCACCGGCCATACAGATAATACCGGCGCTGCCGACTATAACCGGCAACTGTCTGAAAAACGTGCGATGAGTGCCAAACAATTGCTGAACGAGAATAAAGTGAGCAACGACCGGATGTTTACCTGGGGACTGGCAGATCGTAATCCGCTGGGACCTAACAATACCGAAGCTGGTAAAGCCAAAAACAGAAGAGTGGAGTTCGTGATCTTATACGACATGAAAAACTAA
- a CDS encoding dihydrofolate reductase family protein translates to MRKLVVFMHTSLDGFTAGPGGEMDWIHVDDGIFEYARERTEAADTALYGRVTYQMMDGYWPTAGDQPNASKHDIEHSSWYNQVEKVVLSRTMAGQQKSKTTIISDDLATKINALKQQPGKDILVFGSPSAVHALMRENLVDELWLFVNPILLGQGIPMFKDGKDRVKLQLTKSHAFPSGVICLHYEKA, encoded by the coding sequence ATGAGAAAACTCGTAGTATTTATGCATACTTCCCTCGACGGCTTTACAGCCGGACCAGGTGGAGAAATGGACTGGATCCATGTAGATGATGGTATTTTTGAATATGCCCGGGAACGGACGGAAGCAGCAGATACCGCCTTATATGGCCGGGTTACTTACCAGATGATGGACGGTTATTGGCCCACTGCCGGTGACCAGCCTAATGCCTCCAAACACGATATTGAACATTCCAGCTGGTACAACCAGGTGGAAAAGGTAGTGCTGTCCAGAACCATGGCGGGGCAACAGAAAAGTAAAACCACCATCATCAGCGATGATCTTGCCACAAAAATCAATGCCTTAAAGCAACAGCCGGGTAAAGATATCCTGGTCTTTGGCAGCCCGTCTGCCGTACATGCGCTGATGCGGGAAAATTTAGTGGATGAGCTGTGGCTGTTCGTAAATCCTATTCTCCTGGGCCAGGGGATACCGATGTTTAAAGACGGGAAAGACCGGGTAAAACTACAGCTCACCAAAAGTCATGCTTTCCCTTCCGGGGTGATATGCCTGCACTACGAAAAAGCATAG